The genome window CAAATGGTGCAAAGGAAAGAGTTCCTGCTGCTGTGCGCATTCCAGCAAAGCCATGGACAATAGCCAGCCAGCTTCCTGACATACTAGTTATATGCAATCCATCTTCTGTATCGTTATTATAATTATCAAGGTCTAATCTTGCCGTGCGCTGATACATCTCATATGCCTTTTCCTCCAGCCCGATCTCTGCTGCTAAAATAGAATGGACGCAAGGGGAAAGACTTGATTCATGGACAGTCATTGGCTCATAAAAATCAAAGTTGCGCTTTTTCTCTTCTAAGCTAAATTCATGATTTAAGAAATACATCCCTTGTAAAACATCTGCCTGCTTAATGAAACAAGAACGTAAGATTTTATCCCAAGACCAATTTTGATTAAGTGGTCTCTCTTCTTTTAAAAGGGTATCTACGGTTCTTAAGTCTTTATCAAGGAATGTATCGTGCTGAACAAAGATTCCCAATTCCTCATCTACTGGGAAATACATCTTGTCAATGATTTCTTGCCATTTTGCTAATTCACTTTTGCCAATATTTAAATCTATTTTTCTTTTTGAAGTTGTTTTTTCAAGTAATTCTAAAGTATATCTTAATGTCCACGTCGCAATCTTATTCGTATACCAATTGTTATTCACGTTATTCTCATATTCATTTGGTCCTGTTACTCCATGTATCATGTATTGATCATTTTTTTTCGAATAATGTACGCGATCTGCCCAAAAGCGACTGATTCCGACTAACACATCTAATCCTTCATTTAGTGCATAGGTTTCGTCACCTGTGTACGTTGTGTAATTAAAAATGGCGTGGGCAATGGCACCGTTACGATGAATTTCTTCAAAGGTAATCTCCCACTCATTATGGCATTCTACCCCTGTGAAGGTTACCATCGGATATAATGCACCTTTCAGTCCCTGCTGTTTGGCATTATGCTCCGCACCTGGCAGCTGTTGGCGACGATAGCGTAATAGCTGCTCTGTTACTTTAGGCTCTGCTACTGCCAAATACATTGGAACGATATATGCTTCTGTATCCCAGTAGGTTGCTCCACCATATTTTTCTCCTGTAAAACCTTTTGGCCCTACATTGAGACGCGCATCGTCCCCATAGTACGTAGAGAATAATTGGAAAATATTGAATCGGATCCCCTGCTGTGCTTCTTCATCCCCATCAATTTGAACATCCGCCTTTTCCCAGCGGGCTGCCCATGCAGCAATATGTTCTTCTTTTAAGGAATCATATCCTTTTTCTTTCGCTTGTTTTGCTAACAAGTCAGAAACAGCCCCTAATCTTTCTTCTTCCCAATCGCGAGAGGTCGAAACTGCCACATATTTCTGGAGGTGGATTGTATCTCCTTGTTTAAGCTTATTGTTATATGCATTAGCAACATACATTGGCTTTTCATTGTAAGAAGTTACTTCTAGATGATTAATGGTATTTGCCATCGAAGCAGATACTGCAAATCTTGGTGTTCCAAAAGGATTATCAACCGTTTTCATTATTAGATTGGCAGCATTAGCTTCTACTTTTCTGCCAGTCTCTTCCCAGAATTTTTCTTCATAGTTGGAATCTTCATTAGTCACATCACCATCTAAATATGGAACCAATTCAATCTTATGCGCTCCTGTTAGCGTTGTTACCTTTATATCTATTGCACAAACTTCTTTTGCAACAATACTTAAAAAGCGTTCAAACTCAAACTTGATTTGACTTTCTCCTTTTTGGAGGATGAAGCTTCTTCTTAAAACGCCTTCCTTCATATCGAGCTCTAGGTGAAAATCAATAATGTTTTCCTTATACAAATCTACTTTGGTACCGTCTACATAAATATCTACACCAATGAAGTTCAGCGCATTGATCACTTTGCCAAAATATTGAGGATAGCCATTTTTCCACCAGCCAACCCTTGTTTTATCAGGAAACCATACACCTGCAATATACGTACCTTGATGGAAATCCCCTGAGTATCCTTCTTCAAAGTTACCACGCATCCCCATATAACCATTTCCGATGGAGGTTAGACTTTCCTGCAGTCGCTTTTCTTTTTTTTCCAACTTATTTGATATTAATTTCCAGCTGTTTATTTCGAAAAGACGCTTATTTGTCATAATCTTCTCTCCCTATGCTTTATCTGAATCTATCTTTAGTCTTTTTTCTTTAAATCCTGTTCTAAAAAAAGCAAATGCAATCATTAATACCGTTCCAAGTCCTTGTATCATGATGAAGGTTGCAACATCAAATTGAATAAATCCATAGATTACAGCTAATATGGTTGGTAGTCCTGCTGCATTCAGGACAATGGTTGCTGCCTCTTTAAAGGTTCTTATATCGGTAATATTGGATTTCTTTGTCAGCCATAATACGAGTGACATAAATAGAAATTGCACTACATTCATCGCTGTATAAACACCTGCTAGTAATAGTAACAGGATTGGCAGAAGGTACGCTTTGTTCTGTACATACCATAATGTTCCGATATATTGCAGGACATCTTCCTTGTTTTCTATTTTGAAAGGATATTTCTCCTCATTCATTGGGTAATACAATTGAAACCCAAACCCATTTTCTTCGGCAATTACAGCATAGTCTTCTTTAAAAACAACGGCATTTGCATATCCTTTAATACCAATTGTCTGATCTTCTCCAGTCATCTGATATTTATTGTCCTTATCAATCGCAATCACATTTCCGCCTGTCTCTTCTGCATATTGACTGTCTATTCCCACTAACTTGCCGTTTTTCACTTGTTTTGAAGACAATGACTTAGCAAAATCATCTGTAATTAATTCAGCTGTTTGTGGAAACAAAAACTCAAATGGGAAATTTGTTAGTTTTGCCATTTGAATAGAGGTTGGCATCATCATACATGCAATTAAGAAAATAAAAAGGAAAATCATTTTCGGCCATGTTAATAGATTCTTACCCTTAAATACATTTGTCGGTGTAATAATAGACTTGAAATATTGCATCAAAAATGGTTCCGACTTCTTCATTGTAATCCCACTCTCTTACTTTAAAATTCTTTGTTGTTTTCTTTCTATCCTAAGACGTCCGCGCCACTACTAGCAGACGTCTCTAACATTTCTTCAGTTGGTCACCGATTAGCCTTTTGATCCGCCGCTAGTTAAACCAGATACAAAGTTCTTTTGCAGGAAGAAGAATAAGACAACAATTGGTAATGCTGC of Niallia circulans contains these proteins:
- a CDS encoding glycoside hydrolase family 65 protein; translation: MTNKRLFEINSWKLISNKLEKKEKRLQESLTSIGNGYMGMRGNFEEGYSGDFHQGTYIAGVWFPDKTRVGWWKNGYPQYFGKVINALNFIGVDIYVDGTKVDLYKENIIDFHLELDMKEGVLRRSFILQKGESQIKFEFERFLSIVAKEVCAIDIKVTTLTGAHKIELVPYLDGDVTNEDSNYEEKFWEETGRKVEANAANLIMKTVDNPFGTPRFAVSASMANTINHLEVTSYNEKPMYVANAYNNKLKQGDTIHLQKYVAVSTSRDWEEERLGAVSDLLAKQAKEKGYDSLKEEHIAAWAARWEKADVQIDGDEEAQQGIRFNIFQLFSTYYGDDARLNVGPKGFTGEKYGGATYWDTEAYIVPMYLAVAEPKVTEQLLRYRRQQLPGAEHNAKQQGLKGALYPMVTFTGVECHNEWEITFEEIHRNGAIAHAIFNYTTYTGDETYALNEGLDVLVGISRFWADRVHYSKKNDQYMIHGVTGPNEYENNVNNNWYTNKIATWTLRYTLELLEKTTSKRKIDLNIGKSELAKWQEIIDKMYFPVDEELGIFVQHDTFLDKDLRTVDTLLKEERPLNQNWSWDKILRSCFIKQADVLQGMYFLNHEFSLEEKKRNFDFYEPMTVHESSLSPCVHSILAAEIGLEEKAYEMYQRTARLDLDNYNNDTEDGLHITSMSGSWLAIVHGFAGMRTAAGTLSFAPFVPKGWNSYTFTINYRNRLIRVTTTSEEVKLELLSGSSLKMQLYGKDILLEKEFVGKK
- a CDS encoding DUF1189 family protein encodes the protein MKKSEPFLMQYFKSIITPTNVFKGKNLLTWPKMIFLFIFLIACMMMPTSIQMAKLTNFPFEFLFPQTAELITDDFAKSLSSKQVKNGKLVGIDSQYAEETGGNVIAIDKDNKYQMTGEDQTIGIKGYANAVVFKEDYAVIAEENGFGFQLYYPMNEEKYPFKIENKEDVLQYIGTLWYVQNKAYLLPILLLLLAGVYTAMNVVQFLFMSLVLWLTKKSNITDIRTFKEAATIVLNAAGLPTILAVIYGFIQFDVATFIMIQGLGTVLMIAFAFFRTGFKEKRLKIDSDKA